A stretch of Acidimicrobiales bacterium DNA encodes these proteins:
- a CDS encoding Rrf2 family transcriptional regulator: MKVSTRGDYASRALLSLALHADTGHPTSVRDIAERTGLPQPYLEQILLALKGAGLVRSKRGVGGGYVLARDPVDITLGQIVSAVDGPIVAGDFGEPHQDGACDHEGQCVLLAVWAEVGRHMRSHLDSFTLADMVTSARGGAQPVQPLA, encoded by the coding sequence GTGAAGGTGTCGACGAGGGGCGACTACGCCAGCCGGGCCCTGCTCTCCCTGGCCCTGCACGCCGACACCGGCCACCCGACCTCCGTACGGGACATCGCGGAGCGGACAGGCCTGCCCCAGCCCTACCTCGAGCAGATCCTCCTCGCTCTCAAGGGCGCCGGGCTGGTGCGCTCGAAGCGTGGCGTCGGCGGCGGCTACGTGCTGGCGCGCGACCCCGTCGACATCACCCTGGGCCAGATCGTCAGCGCGGTGGACGGCCCCATCGTGGCCGGCGACTTCGGGGAGCCGCACCAGGACGGCGCCTGCGACCACGAGGGCCAGTGCGTCCTGCTGGCGGTGTGGGCCGAGGTCGGCCGCCACATGCGTTCCCATCTCGACTCGTTCACCCTGGCCGACATGGTCACGTCGGCCCGGGGCGGGGCCCAGCCCGTCCAACCCCTCGCCTGA
- a CDS encoding alkaline phosphatase family protein, whose product MLQTRPVPVLPAYGGACLSSLVPALLSPVPEAGEWMPLAVREAAQVVLLVLDGLGWEQLQERSELAPVLGSMDGGPITSVAPTTTATALTSISTGLPPARHGVVGYRVRVGARDVLNVLRWNTAAGDARPTVPPEAFQTSPAFGGTAPPVVTRAEFATTGFTAAHLAGTRLHGWRLPSAVPVEVGRLLRAGEPFVYAYYDGVDKVAHDRGFGSYYDAELVATDRLVGDLLDVLPPEAALVVTSDHGQVQVEGAGIELAPEVMADVDLLSGEGRFRWLHARPGTAGRLAATARRLYDEVAWVRTFDEVVEEGWLGGRPSPEVARRLGDVALVPFEPVAFLDPADTGESRLVCRHGSLTPAEALVPLLVKRGSGGQG is encoded by the coding sequence GTGCTCCAGACCAGACCGGTCCCGGTGCTCCCGGCCTACGGCGGGGCATGCCTGTCCTCGCTGGTCCCGGCGCTGCTGTCGCCGGTCCCCGAGGCAGGGGAGTGGATGCCGCTCGCCGTGCGCGAGGCGGCGCAGGTCGTGCTGCTGGTGCTCGACGGCCTGGGCTGGGAGCAGCTGCAGGAGCGGTCGGAGCTGGCGCCGGTGCTCGGTTCCATGGACGGAGGGCCGATCACGTCGGTGGCCCCCACCACCACGGCCACCGCCCTCACCTCCATCAGCACCGGCCTGCCCCCGGCCCGGCACGGCGTCGTCGGCTACCGGGTCCGGGTCGGCGCCCGCGACGTGCTCAACGTGCTGCGGTGGAACACGGCGGCCGGCGACGCCCGGCCCACCGTCCCCCCCGAGGCGTTCCAGACCTCGCCGGCCTTCGGCGGGACGGCGCCCCCGGTGGTCACCCGGGCCGAGTTCGCCACCACCGGGTTCACCGCCGCCCACCTGGCCGGGACCCGCCTGCACGGATGGCGGCTCCCCTCGGCGGTGCCGGTGGAGGTCGGGCGCCTGCTGCGGGCGGGCGAGCCGTTCGTGTACGCCTACTACGACGGTGTCGACAAGGTGGCGCACGACCGCGGGTTCGGCTCGTACTACGACGCCGAGCTGGTCGCCACCGACCGCCTGGTGGGCGACCTGCTGGACGTCCTGCCGCCCGAGGCCGCCCTGGTGGTGACGTCCGACCACGGGCAGGTCCAGGTGGAGGGCGCCGGCATCGAGCTGGCCCCGGAGGTCATGGCCGACGTGGACCTGCTGTCGGGCGAGGGGCGGTTCCGGTGGCTGCACGCCCGGCCGGGCACGGCCGGCCGCCTGGCCGCCACCGCCCGCCGCCTCTACGACGAGGTGGCGTGGGTGCGCACCTTCGACGAGGTCGTCGAGGAGGGGTGGCTGGGCGGCCGGCCGTCGCCCGAGGTCGCCCGCCGGCTGGGCGACGTCGCCCTCGTCCCGTTCGAGCCGGTGGCGTTCCTGGACCCGGCCGACACGGGCGAGTCCCGCCTGGTGTGCCGGCACGGGTCGCTGACGCCGGCCGAGGCGCTCGTGCCCCTTCTGGTCAAGCGGGGCTCGGGCGGGCAAGGATGA